The genomic segment tcattaatttcgaatggccttcctgagcgtgatgcatctttcacattaaaatctccagatcgaaatttagcaaaccaattttgacactgccgcagttttaaagcatcttcgccatatacatcacgtaacttttgatgagcttgcacagcgtttttcccttttcggaagtaataaaacaaaatatgaggaaaatgttctttttgattttccattttgaatcggcggcaaacaaacaattgttaacgaaatcgtgtactttctttttgtaaaacaagcttgaactgtgagttgttaacctacataatgaatttgcggtttagaatgaagttagttacatttcaagacatgcatgtccatctattggaaaaaaacgcaattactttttggccaacccaatatattatatatataatattatatatattattattattatatatttatattattatacctCTATATTTATAGATAGTATAAGTATAGAGgtacatttatttatgtgtgcatagaaaaatttatatatttcagtaTAGTTCAAATTTGTATAACAATTGGCAGTAAGTGAGTCCGTTATTCGTGTGTCCCACGATAATAAATGTCtgtcatttaatatttatgcgaTGCTCTGTTGCGATCGGTAtcacataaataaatgttgtaCATGTAATGGCTAATCTATTAGggctgaataaataaatacttttttgcGATGTGTCTCCTGTCCCTATGACGACAGGGACAACGACAATGACAACAAACGAGGATAAAACATGCCATCATATTACTTCGCACGAAGTAATTTCGTATTCTGCATAATGGTAGATATTAGCGTTAGTCGAAGAACATCGCTCATGTTACATATGTAAAGGAATCATTACAGATAATGTGGCAATTTTCAGCGAATTGCGTTTAAATTTCCTGCGAATGcattacaaaatattagatTCTTGAGAAATTTTCTGTGAAaagattttcttctttattttctatttatcctttatttattttttaaacttaatATTATTCTCCAAACCTTAACTTTTACATTCAAGCACATACTTGAACCTTcaaaattcatattattttgatgctaattaaatctcgatttcaattagtttttattcaaattctgaaaattttaattaaattttccatcaaatGGGACTTCAAAAAGATGAGTTCAAGGATTCATGGATTCAAAAAATAGATTAGAatctgaaaagaaatttttcgatTAAATCTCAGTTACTTAGGTATTTCATCAATATATTATCGTCGctctgaatattattattaatggttTTATCATTCGTTTACAGCGGATGATAGTGCGCAGGGGGACACAACGACATGTGGGAACATCCTGGTCGTATTGTCGTGGATCATAGTAATCATAACGATGCCGTTCTCCCTCTTCGTTTGCTTTAAggtaaaaatatactttggaaaattttcaaggattaaatcatttattattattgtttaccTAGTAACTACATATGCAGAAGCGATCATTTCAACAAGCAATATTTTGCCAactatagttatatatatatatatacgcatgatgtttatgcataaatatatcacATCTTTATCCTTTCATCATAAACTTGTTTTCGCTGTGATCTTATTATTAGATCCGGTATGCGGTATCATTGGATCACTCAGTGATATGCATCGGTGCGTCACTATCACACGTGTCTTTATAACGTGTTCTCCCatttataattctcatatCGGCGAGATCTCTTTGCTACTAACTGCTTCATAGTAAAAAAACAGACATCAACTTGCGTTGCAGCGCTGTTTATCGATCACTTCCGCGACTGacatttctataaaaattattattatcttcctCGACTTCCAgcagtatttaaatttattcgcaTAAAAAGTTATGGTATTATTAGTTATagcatactttattttatctcgaaacttatatttctgaaaatatacCCGCCTCTTTTCTTGAATTTATAGGTCGTACAAGAGTACGAAGGGCCGTCATATTCCGGCTGGGGCGTCTTCTATCTGGCGGTGCTAAGGGTCCCGGTACGACTAAAAACCATCTCTCGTTATATCAATCTATTCATTTTAAGATAGACGTAAATCCGCGATGAGCGTAATTAATTTCGACGTGACACTTGGAGCTAGTTTAGAACTTGGAAATTGTCGCGTAGAAGAATTTCAACTTCCTTCGCGTATATAGTTCTGGTGCGACTGTGATATTCAGGATCGATACAGTTAAATAATTCGGTTGGCGCATTTATCGTTCCTTCTTCatgatttctttctcttgtacGTAATGCCTTCGGCATTTTACACGGCGAGCCGTCgaattatcgaaattttatataaataaaaggcgaatttttcatggaaacaaaaactttattaaacaattatattgtccattttgtttgcttatttttttgccatttttcagcaACTTCACATgatccgcgctcaaaaaagttcttatctttttcagcaaaaaacaattccaacaaagatttgatatcctcatcgcAGTAAGGTTTTTACCAATTCAAGgcttttgcaaagaacgaaacgaatggtaatctgatggtgccagtctggcgaatatggtggatgtggtaacaacatcccatccaagctgcaaacaatttttcacgagtgaccaaacttgtacgtggtctagcttatcatggtgaaacacaacacctttgcgattcaccaattctcgacgtttctgtttgatggcaatccagttgacgacagtatacgtctgaatgaatgtttgattccttgcaagcagctcaaaatacacagtccaccagactgacagcataatctttctttggtgaatatcgcttttcaagtgcttcgagcaggttcatcacgcttgctccacgatcttttttcgtttgacgtgttgtagacgatccatttttcgtcgcctgttatcatacgtttaaaaatgagtcattttcctcacgtttcaaagagaaatcgcagatgtcaatacgcttagtgagatgaatttcttgaCTCACGGGCTACCCcatgttgtagacgatcgatttttcgtcgcctgttatcatacgtttcaaaaatcgatcattttcctcacgtttcaaaagagaatcgcagatgtcaatacgcttagtgagatgaatttctttgagctcatgtggtacccaaatatcgagcttactaatgtatccaagtcgttttaatggttttcaacactcgatttcgatatgttaagattctcagcaatctctcgtgtcgttaaacgccgattgaatcgatcagtgcctttattttgcatcatcaatttcgattggccttcctgagcgtggtgcatctttcacattaaaatctccagatcgaaatttagtaaaccaattttgacactgccgcagttttaaagcatcttcgccatatacatcagataactttttgagcttgcacagcgtttttcccttttcggaagtaataaaacaaaatatgaggaaaatgttctttttgattttccattttgaaatcgacggcaaacaaacaattgttaacgaaatcgtgtactttctttttgtaaaacaagcttgaactgtgagttgttaacctacataatgaatttgtggtttagaatgaagttagttacatttcaagacatgtatgtccatctattggaaaaaacgcattactttttggctaacctaataatattaatattacagagTATTTtctatcaataaaattaattctattaattcGATCTTTGAAGGCTTCCTACTCCtcattatttaaaagtattgATTCATACCGTTGGAGTATCCCTGGTGCGGAATCGTGGCAGCCGATCGATGTAGTGGAGCCACTTGCCCGTGGTTGTGGTACCTGCAGAGATTGTGGACATCGAAGAGGATTGTTGGCGAGCGTGTGAATGCCTATGATGATGATGCCTATAGTGACCTGCGGATGCAGCTGGCGTGGCGCACAGCAAGTCATTCAGAATGTGAATGATGGTGCTGATGTCACGCTTCGGTCGGCCGTGCCTGTCTTGCAGCGCCGGATTCAGAGTGCCGCTGAATGTGCCAGAATACACACCTTCCCGTGGTGATGCATGCTCTCTATTATCGCGCCTTGTCTGCGTCTCGCGTTCTCCTAAATTTAAAGAGACACGTGAGATTCGGCCGTCGCGCCATCGCGTTCTCGTTGGAAATCAAAACAGTAGAAGCTCCTCTCACTTTCGATTCCAAAGAGCGTCGAATTATCTCGAAGTGATAAATCCTAAAAGATATGATTTCTCAGAACGATATCAATCTTAAATTGCGACGTTAATTCACATTATTAATTGGGCACGTTGTACTTCACTTTATTACGGAAGCACAAAATTTGAGTGCCATCGACTGTATgctaaatatgataatttttgAGGGGCCTGAGAGTACGCAAGtaacaataaatgtttcatgaaatttcGAATTAGGATTCAGTACTGCAGATATCCGCAATGGAATTGTCTCGCATCATCCGAGAGACGGTTCGACTCGTGAAGAACTCGAATTCGATCGCAGCACCTCTTAGGACCTTAATCGACACGAATCGACGAATGCAAATCACAAACAATGATGCACAGGGGAAGAACTGGCTTCGGTAATAATGTATACCTCTGCGAGGTCGACCCGCGAGGTGAGTACCTCAGAGGAGAGCTGCTTCAGCTTCTGCGTAAGGTTCCGGGATGCTTCGGCGAGCGCTCGGGTGTCGAGGGTGGCCGGCTTGGGCGGTGACTGTTCCATCATCAGCGACGTGGAGCAGACCGGGCTCTGCGGGGTCGGTTCATCGCGTTGATTTTCTCGTAGTGTCAGCCGCTAGGGATGACGACTGCTGACTGTGATGGTGGTGGCCGGCGCAGATCTTTTTCCTGGGCAGCGTCACGTCGTAAGACTCCGACGAGCTGTGGTCCTGCTGAATCGGGACGGAGGAACCCGCCGCTGCAGTCGAGGAGGCCGTCGGGTTAGGTAAACAGGACTTATTTCTCGaatggtgatgatgatggtgatggtgatggtgatgatggtgACCGTGATGGTGGCCATGGTGGTGGttgtggtggtgatggtgatggtgataGAGCGGGCAAGACTGGCATGCACTGCTGTTGTTGGCAGACGGGGCACCGTGCGGACTGCTGCGGGATGGGGATTGCTGTGTCGATTGACTCGAGTTACTGGGCGACGAAAACAACGACGGCGAGGGCGATGAGGAGTGCGTCGGGCCGATCGGCGTTGTCGAGGCCGGCGACGGAGTCGACATGCTAACGCGGCTGGAGCAGACCGGGCTGCtgctggtggtggtggtggtggtgatacTCGCAGTGGGCAGGCTGCTGCTGTAACTGGCGGCGGCGTGCAGGGCGTTGGCCAGGCTGTTGATTAGATGCGACGTCCTGCTAGCCGCCGTGCCGGCGTTCTGCGGTTTCACGATGCTGCCCGGTGATCTGGCCGTCAGGCACCTTCTGGTCTGCAGCGAGGATGAAACGTGGCTGCCTGGCAAGTTGGATACGCTCGCAGCGCTGCTTCCAACGGGCAGACCGAGGGCGTTGCTGTGGCCGTTGCTGCTAGCGGAATTACTCGCCTGGCTGCCCGCCGGCGAAGCCGGGGTTACGGTAGACAATTGTAGTTGGATCAGCATCATGTGATCGCCAAGCCGCATCGTCAAGTTTAGTGGCGCCTTGCGGACAGGAAGTCGTTCACCTGTGAGTCATTGAGACTCTCCAAGGCCTGCATCACGCTCTGCTCTGGCCGTTGCGCCTGAAACAAGACCGATCGTTTAGGATTGCTTTTCTCCAAGTGCGATCCCTCGCATGATCTACAAGCTACAGTTAATTTTCTAACGTGTCACAAGATACAATAGTGTTACTCCGAATGCCAGTGATCGCGTCAGAACTTTCTGCGAATGCTGTTTGGTGTAAGATGTAACGCGCAAATCGATGGGGCCGCAACGCGAGGTAGAAGCGTGAGAGAAGACCTGCAGAAGAGAGGAAACCTCGCGGAACTGAGGCTCAGACCCTCGATGGGCACAGTTAGGCATCCCTCACCACACCTAACGGACTTCCTTTGACGTCAGACGGCGATTATTGTTGCTGAGTACGAAAATCTTTTTGAGGAATCGAAACATTTTTAGAAACTTTGCGCCGTCTCGGATCATCGGATAAGCTTTAAGAATCCTGTTAATCTCTCTAATTTCGACGTGACAGCAGTCACAAAATATTCGTCAACATTTATAGCTCGCACGATCGATGGACGGTAGAGAGCGGAAGAGAAGTCGTGGAGTTACATTTACGCCATCCGCACCAGTCGGCGGcgctataaattattaatcagcAACGCTATATATACAAGGAGCCCAAGCATCCCGCTTGCCTGCTCACTCGCTCGTACGCGCGATCATCGCTCTCAAATGCGGCTTCCGATGTTGCTGCGACGGTTGCGTCGAAAACGCAACGCGCAGTGCAGCGGGCCTGCTGCTATCGAACCGATGCGCTCGTACCACGTGTCGCATTAAAGTGCAGTGTAGGAGCTCTATTCACGGCCGAGATAATATACCTCTGTTAGCCGAATAGCCGCTCGCAGTGCCAAAGCGGCATAGGAATGACAGCGTGTATTGCACCTATGTTACGTACAGGGTGTTCGAAATCGAAGTCGCGTTACAATAAGAAGCGACGAATTGATCAAGCGTTATCTTCTTCCTAACTTTCAagtctttaataattattaggggtgtgatttagttttgagggtttttttgctcaaaaacgcatgtatttaaatatgataatgaataaatgaataccttaatcaaaatattttccttcgttttctataactttttcccatcttctggcaagagatggattccaccacgataaaatgactcttcttttcagttgatccattcgtcgacgaattttcacacttcttccaaattatcaaagtgtgtatcctctaaagcgtgttgcatcgaccggaacaaataataatcgcatggagcaatgtccggagaagacttgccattcaagctctaatagtgtttgttcactgataacgcaacgtgaggtcgagcgttgtcacgaagaagaatcactttccgtgtttactcgcaattggtggtcgtttttcgtccaatgcttgcttcaacttgtacaattggtgtcgataacgatcagccgtgacagtctcgtgcggatttaacagctcatagtacactatcccaccaaatacagagcattacttttgaaccgtgaatattgcgtctcggagtggatgttgatggttcgcctggatccacccatgattttccgcgtttcggattatcaaaatagatccacttttcatccccagtaacaatccgagacaaaagactcttctttttttgcctggcgatcaacgaaatgcaaatgttcaaccggtcgcaatggcactttccgataattgatgtcgaacccatttcccttctttctgaatttttcccatttcatgtaaatgtttggtaactgttgtacgatcaacatttaatgctctggcaagagatggattccaccacgataaaatgactcttcttttcagttgatccattcgtcgacgaattttcgcacttcttccaaattatcaaagtgtgtatcctctaaagcgtgttgcatcgaccggaacaaataataatcgcatggagcaatgtccggagaagacttgccattcaagctctaatagtgtttgtttcactgataacgcaacgtgaggtcgagcgttgtcacgaagaagaatcactttccgtcgtttgctcgcaattggtggtcgtttttggtccaatgcttgcttcaacttgtacaattggtgtcgataacgatcagccgtgacagtctcgtgcggatttaacagctcatagtacactatcccaccaaatacagagcattacttttgaaccgtgaatattgcgtctcggagtggatgttgatggttcgcctggatccacccatgattttctgcgtttcggattatcaaaatagatccacttttcatccccagtaacaatccgagacaaaagactcttctttttttgcctggcgatcaacgaaatgcaaatgttcaaccggttcgcaatggcactttccgataattgatgtcgaacccatttcccttctttctgaagtttttcccatttcatgtaaatgtttggtaactgttgtacgatcaacatttaatgctctggcaagagatggattccaccacgataaaatgactcttcttttcagttgatccattcgtcgacgaattttcgcacttcttccaaattatcaaagtgtgtatcctctaaagcgtgttgcatcgaccggaacaaataataatcgcatggagcaatgtccggagaagacttgccattcaagctctaatagtgtttgtttcactgataacgcaacgtgaggtcgagcgttgtcacgaagaagaatcactttccgtcgtttactcgcaattggtggtcgtttttggtccaatgcttgcttcaacttgtacaattggtgtcgataacgatcagccgtgacagtctcgtgcggatttaacagctcatagtacactatcccaccaaatacagagcat from the Ooceraea biroi isolate clonal line C1 chromosome 13, Obir_v5.4, whole genome shotgun sequence genome contains:
- the LOC113563278 gene encoding band 7 protein AAEL010189-like, which encodes MATMSNGNGSTMQINSRPDDIRKRIIGSDDSAQGDTTTCGNILVVLSWIIVIITMPFSLFVCFKVVQEYEGPSYSGWGVFYLAVLRVPVRLKTISRYINLFILR